The DNA region ATCTTCAGTAAGCAAATCACCCTTAGAATAATCACTATCACCCGCATCAATAACAACATATCTCTCAAAATAAAGTACGCTTCTTAAATGAGATATATTCATGTTTAGAAGAAGTCCGATTCTAGAAGGAGTGTTTCTATAATACCAAATATGAGCAACAGGAGCAGCTAACTCTATATGACCCATTCTCTCACGTCTTACTTTGAAATGTGTAACTTCAACTCCACACTTATCACAAACAACACCTTTATAACGTTTGCTTTTAAACTTACCGCAATAACATTCATATTCTTTAGTAGTTCCAAATATCTTCTCACAAAAAAGCCCATCTCTCTCAGGTCTTAAAGTTCTGTAGTTGATAGTTTCTGGTTTTTTAACTTCGCCATAACTCCACTCTCTCATAACCTGAGGACTTGCTATACCTATTTTTATTTGGTCAAAGTTTGTAAATTGCATTAAACTTCTCCTAATTATTTAAAAATCTTAGTTTGTTTTTTAGTTTTTTTCTTTAATTCTTTTTCAGTAGAAGGAAGCTGATTGCCCTCTTCATCGTGAATAGTGATATTAAGACCTAAGCCTCTAAGCTCTTGAACCAATACGTTAAAGCTTTCAGGTATACCTGGAGAAGATATAACATCACCTTTAACAATAGATTCATATATTCTAGCACGACCTGTCATATCGTCAGATTTGACAGTTAAGAACTCTTGAAGCATATTTGCAGCTCCATAAGCCTCTAATGCCCACACTTCCATCTCTCCTAAACGCTGACCACCGAATTGTGATTTACCGCCCAAAGGCTGCTGAGTAACAAGTGAGTAAGGACCAGTACTTCTAGCGTGAACCTTATCTTCAACCAAGTGGTTAAGTTTAAGCATATACATGTATCCTACTGCTACATCATTTTTGAAAGGCTCTCCTGTTCTGCCGTCAAAGAGTTTTACTTTACCAGTAGGGTTAAGACCAGCTGATATCATAGCCTCTTTTAACTCATCTTCTTTAGGACCTTCAAATACAGGACAAGCATATTTTAAGCCCATCTTATGACCAGTCCAACCGAGTAACATCTCAATTACCTGACCAATGTTCATACGAGAAGGTACACCAAGAGGGTTCAAACAAATATCTACAGGAGTACCGTCCTCTAAATAAGGCATATCTTCTATAGGCATTATTCTAGCAACAACCCCTTTGTTACCGTGACGACCAGCCATTTTGTCGCCTTCTTGTATTATACGCTTCTTAGCTAAGAATACTTTTACTACTTCCTCAACACCAGGCTTTAATTCATCGCCATTTTCTCTGCTGTAAACTCTTACATCTATAACAGTACCGTCTTTACCATGAGGAACTCTTAAAGAAGTATCTTTTACATCTCTTGACTTCTCACCAAATATTGAATGAAGAAGTCTATATTCTGGAGTAACTTCTGTTTCACCTTTAGGAGTTACTTTACCAACTAATATATCTCCAGCTTTTACTTTAGCACCTATTCTTACAATACCTCTCTCATCAAGATTTTTGAATGCAGAATCTGGTACATTTGGTATATCTCTAGTAATATTTTCTTTATCTAATTTTGTCTCACGAGCTTCAACTGAAAACTCTTCTATGTGAATTGAAGTAAATACATCTTCTTGTACTAATCTTTTGCTTAAAAGAATAGCGTCCTCGAAGTTGTAACCTTCAAAAATCATGAATGCTGCTAAAACGTTTCTTCCAAGTGCCAATTCACCATGGTCTGTAGCAGGACCGTCAGCTAAAAGCCCGCCAGCTTTAACAGTGTCCCCAACATTAACTACAGGTCTTTGATGATAATTAGTATCTTGGTTAGTTCTTTGATATTTTATAAGTTCATAAACATCATAATCATCATCACTATTTTGTTTAGTAGGTTTAATAACTATTTCATCATGAACTACTTTTATAACCTTACCAGCTCTTTTTGCATGAACTGCTATTCCTGTGCCAGGCTGACAGATTTTTGCTTCTACTCCAGTACCAACTATAGGTGATTCTGGGAATAAAAGAGGTACACTTTGACGTTGCATGTTTGAACCCATCAAAGCTCTGTTAGCGTCGTCATGCTCTAAGAATGGAATAAGTGAGCTTGAAAGTGAAACAATCTGCTGAGGTGAAACGTCCATATACTGTACTTGATCTGGTGTAGAATATGGGAATTCACTTCTGTATCTTGTAGAAATAAGATTTTCTTTGAATGTTCCATCTTCATTTAAAGGAGCATTAGCATCAGCAATATGATAACGCTCTTCATCATGAGCTGTTAAGTATTCTATCTCATCAGTTACTTTACCATTAACAACTTTTCTATATGGAGTCTCTAAGAATCCATGTTTATTTATTTTAGCATAAGTAGCAAGTGAAACTATAAGACCAATGTTTGGACCTTCAGGAGTTTCAATAGGACATATTTTACCGTAGTGAGTATGGTGTACGTCACGAACCTCAAAACCAGCCCTATCTCTTGTAAGACCTCCAGGACCTAAAGCGTTTAATCTTCTTTTGTGTGTAATCTCTGATAATGGATTGTTTTGGTCCATGAACTGAGATAATTGGCTTGTACCATAAAACTCTTTAATTACTGCTTGTATTACTTTTATGCTTACAAGTGATTGAGGAGTTACAGCTTCCATGTCTTGCATTTGCATTCTCTCTTTAGCTGCTCTCTCCATTCTTGTAAAGCCTGTTTTTATCTGCATAGCCAATAATTCACCAACGCTTCTTATACGTCTGTTGCCTAAATGGTCTATATCATCTAATTGCTCTTCATTTATGAAAACTTTTATTAAAAAGCGAATTGTCTCTATTATATCTTTATGTCTTAAAACCTTATCCTGCTCACTTTCTGGGAAGTTTAATCTCTTGTTTATTTTGTAACGTCCAACATCACCTAAAGCATAAAGTTTAGGGTCAAATACTAAATCATTACAAGTTTTTACAACGTTCTCTATTAAAGCAGGTTCGCCCGGTCTTATTACATTATAAATCTTTGTACAAGCTTCTTTCTGATTTTTTGTAGTGTCTTTATCTAGAGTATTAATTATAGTAACATTGTCTTTTATTGCTTCCATATTTAATACTTCAATTTCATCTATACCGCTCATTAAAAGTCTTTCTGCCAAGTTTTGGTTAATAAGCTCGCCTGGGTTTAAGATGATTTCTTCTGGGTTTTCTTTATCAAATACTGTTGAATATGAACGTCTTCCTATAAGTGCTGCTTTTTTCTCTTCATCAGAAAGTTTAGCCAAAGATATTTTATCTATTTCATAGAATAATTTTAAAATTTCTTCATTAGTTGTGATACCAATAGCTCTTAAAAATACTGTAACAGGAAGTTTTTTCTTTCTGTCAATTCTTACATACATTATATCTTTTTTGGTATCAAGTTCAAACTCGAGCCAAGTACCCCTATCAGGGATAATCTTAGCTACAAACATAGCATCTCTATCACTGCGGTTAAATACAACACCAGGAGACCTATGAATCTGAGAAACAACAACCCTCTCAGCACCGTTAATAATGAATGTACCTCTATCTGTCATAGCAGGTATTTCACCAACAAATATTTCTTGTTCTATTATTCTTTCTGGGTCTCTTACAGTTAATTGTACTTTTATTTTGAATTGATAAGCATAAGTTTTATCTCTTCTTCTAGCTTCTTTTTCAGATATTTTAGGCTCGCCTATAGAGTAAGAAATAAACTCTATTTGCATTTTTTCATTAGTTGCCACTATAGGGAATATAGAAGTTAAAACCTCTTGTAAGCCTTCATTTTTTCTTTTATTTTCAGGAACATCTTTCTGAAGGAAGCTTTCATAAGATTCTTTTTGTATAGCGAGGAGATCTGGAGGCTCTATCACAGAAGCCGAACGTGAAAAGTTTACACGGCCATTCTCCATTCTGTATTTTTTTGCGAATTCTACTCCGCGTTCCTTATATACTTTATTATCTATCTGAATGTTATTAGACATATTTAAAGATCTCCACTATATTTATAACAGTTATTATATATTATTATTTTTTATTTTCTTAAGATACGCTAATAAGAAGGGTAGAAATTGTATCATACCCTTCTTAAATATAATCAAATATTAATGATATTATTTAATTTCAACTTTACCACCAGCTGCTTCTAATTGTTTTTTGATAGCTGCTGCTTCATCTTTAGAAACGCCAGATTTAATTGTTTCGCCGCCTTTTTCTACAGCGTCTTTAGCTTCTTTTAAGCCTAAACCGCTAACTGCTCTAACTTCTTTAATAAGAGCAATTTTTTGAGCTGCATCAAAACCTGTAAGAATAACATCGAAATCGCTTTTTTCTTCATCAGCTGCTGCTGCTGCGCCACCTGCTGCTGGAGCTGCTGCTACTGCTGCTACTGGCATAGCTGCTGTTACGTTAAATTTTTCTTTTATAGCTTCTACTAACTCATGAAGCTCGATAACTTTCATTTCTTCTATTGCTTGTAATATTTCTTCTTTACTTAAAGCCATTTTTATTCTCCTTAAATGTTTTCTTTAATTTCTTATTTTTAATTTAATATCAACATATTATGCTGATTTCTTTTTTTCCTCTTCAACGCTGTCAAGCACATAAGCAAGCTCTGATATAACGCTTTGCAAGCTGTTTGCAAAACTTGATATAGGAGACTCGAGTGCTGTAACAAGATGAGAAAGTAGAACTTCTCTTGGAGGTATATTAGCTACAACCTGTACATTAGCAGGGTCTAATAAATCCTCTCCCATGTAACCGCCTTTTATTTTGATTTTATCATTCTTTTTAGCGGCTTCACTAATAACCTTAGCAGCTGAAGGCATATCTTCTTTTGCAAATACAACTG from Brachyspira pilosicoli P43/6/78 includes:
- the rpoB gene encoding DNA-directed RNA polymerase subunit beta — its product is MSNNIQIDNKVYKERGVEFAKKYRMENGRVNFSRSASVIEPPDLLAIQKESYESFLQKDVPENKRKNEGLQEVLTSIFPIVATNEKMQIEFISYSIGEPKISEKEARRRDKTYAYQFKIKVQLTVRDPERIIEQEIFVGEIPAMTDRGTFIINGAERVVVSQIHRSPGVVFNRSDRDAMFVAKIIPDRGTWLEFELDTKKDIMYVRIDRKKKLPVTVFLRAIGITTNEEILKLFYEIDKISLAKLSDEEKKAALIGRRSYSTVFDKENPEEIILNPGELINQNLAERLLMSGIDEIEVLNMEAIKDNVTIINTLDKDTTKNQKEACTKIYNVIRPGEPALIENVVKTCNDLVFDPKLYALGDVGRYKINKRLNFPESEQDKVLRHKDIIETIRFLIKVFINEEQLDDIDHLGNRRIRSVGELLAMQIKTGFTRMERAAKERMQMQDMEAVTPQSLVSIKVIQAVIKEFYGTSQLSQFMDQNNPLSEITHKRRLNALGPGGLTRDRAGFEVRDVHHTHYGKICPIETPEGPNIGLIVSLATYAKINKHGFLETPYRKVVNGKVTDEIEYLTAHDEERYHIADANAPLNEDGTFKENLISTRYRSEFPYSTPDQVQYMDVSPQQIVSLSSSLIPFLEHDDANRALMGSNMQRQSVPLLFPESPIVGTGVEAKICQPGTGIAVHAKRAGKVIKVVHDEIVIKPTKQNSDDDYDVYELIKYQRTNQDTNYHQRPVVNVGDTVKAGGLLADGPATDHGELALGRNVLAAFMIFEGYNFEDAILLSKRLVQEDVFTSIHIEEFSVEARETKLDKENITRDIPNVPDSAFKNLDERGIVRIGAKVKAGDILVGKVTPKGETEVTPEYRLLHSIFGEKSRDVKDTSLRVPHGKDGTVIDVRVYSRENGDELKPGVEEVVKVFLAKKRIIQEGDKMAGRHGNKGVVARIMPIEDMPYLEDGTPVDICLNPLGVPSRMNIGQVIEMLLGWTGHKMGLKYACPVFEGPKEDELKEAMISAGLNPTGKVKLFDGRTGEPFKNDVAVGYMYMLKLNHLVEDKVHARSTGPYSLVTQQPLGGKSQFGGQRLGEMEVWALEAYGAANMLQEFLTVKSDDMTGRARIYESIVKGDVISSPGIPESFNVLVQELRGLGLNITIHDEEGNQLPSTEKELKKKTKKQTKIFK
- the rplL gene encoding 50S ribosomal protein L7/L12, encoding MALSKEEILQAIEEMKVIELHELVEAIKEKFNVTAAMPVAAVAAAPAAGGAAAAADEEKSDFDVILTGFDAAQKIALIKEVRAVSGLGLKEAKDAVEKGGETIKSGVSKDEAAAIKKQLEAAGGKVEIK
- the rplJ gene encoding 50S ribosomal protein L10, whose amino-acid sequence is MPNKKNIETVAALKESMGSCAGLVFFDYRGVTVSQLTDLRRELAKTSSSMKICKNSLVDIALKDLGREVKDEMFINPTAVVFAKEDMPSAAKVISEAAKKNDKIKIKGGYMGEDLLDPANVQVVANIPPREVLLSHLVTALESPISSFANSLQSVISELAYVLDSVEEEKKKSA